The window TTCTTTGTGGCAAGGCCTTAAAACAGAGTTTCGAGTGTCTTTGGTTTGAGTTGTAGAGTCTTGTCACGGCTACCATAAGTAGATTGATATCGCCTATCGGATATTTAAAATGTTGTCAGTCAAAGAAAATGTCACATGCTTTACACCAGAAACATTGAATCAAATTGCATTGAATCAAAATTTCAATGGCTCTAGCCCTGGCCAGCGTTATGCTTTAAATTGCCTGAGCTCACTATTCTCGGACTGTACAAAATCACAGCAGAAGATGGAGAAACCAGGGGAGATGGAGAAACCAGGGGAGAGAGCTTGTGAACAGCATTAGGAATCCAAAGCCAAATACATATACTTTTGATCACAAGTCCAATAAGGAATATATagtgtttttcttttactttttagcGACAAATCTCTCCGGAAATTTAGTTTTTACTTAAATCGAAGAAACTGGTTTGAGGTTTGGTCTATGGTAAACCGAACTCCGTTAATATGAAATAAGGTTGGATTGGTTCAAACTTGAAAGTGTAGTTTAGTGACCATGAAGAGTGCATTATCTAATTGCAGTTGGCAGTTGCTTGCTACATTAGTAGTTTATTATGCTTTGTGGTTTCCAAGAATTTATATACTAATCCATGCCACTATGGAGATAAAGTGATATGATTAGTTAAACATTATTTCGACTAATTAAAAACCTATAGAGATTAAAACTTCTAGCATGGTATATATTTTCTGGTTACAAGTAGGTGTTAAACACGTCAACAAGcactaatttaaattagtatCTAATGTAATATCCTTTTCCTTGCTAACTGCTTACAAACTTCCTTTAAAACGGAGTTTAATAAATTACTTTCTGCTTTTTTTATGTCAtttgaagaaagaaaaagataataGAAAAGTTAAAAATGAAATTGTGGAGTGCATGTGGAGATGCTCGGTGGATAATCTTTGCCATTTGACTCTTCTCAATGGACACTTAACTAAAAGAAAACATCAATAAAAGTACTTCAAAATAGATTAACAAAGGAAATTATCTAATTATTTAAGCGTAATTTTGTCTTGTTCCCTTAAAGTATGCCAATATTAATTACTGTTAATCCTTCgtataaaacaataattaagCAAAACAGCTCATGCGTACCCACAATGATTCGgtcaataaataattaaaatgtgtCTCATTCATTATGCGAGTCTCAAGGCTATAGTTAAAGTCAAAAAGAAATATTCTAGTATTGTTTATTATATACACCATGTAGTATTAAACTATACGACAAACTAAAAGATAAGCTCGACATacacatcaaaatatttttggagATTTGGCATTGACCCTTTAATCAGAAAATGAATTTACATTAACTGATAAAAGAAAATTGCAGCAACCCGTGAATCTACACGAAAACATAACATTACAAAAGGTCAAAACCTTTATATACAAAATTggcattaaacaaaaaaatcaactcCTAAGAAAATCATTTCATTTTCTCTAAAGAACTAGACACATGCATATCAAAATACAAAAACACAAATACCTTAAACTTGGTTTTTCGAATCTATTATTCATGAAATCCAAGAAAATTATGTTCTTAATcagaattttcttaaaaatatagtaACAACAAAATGGAAAACAACTTAACTCCAAAGTCTAGAAACATTTTTAGATTTCACTTTCTTCTTGTGTCTCAAAAACAGAGCTCTGCTCTCTGTTttatctttttctctttctctcaatTCACCAGTGTCTACCACCTCCTCCTTGTGAACTGCCGCCTCTTCTTGGAAAAAATCCACCTTTCTTAGGTTTAGGTATCTCATGAATGTCCATCACCTGTATGGTCCTTTGCTTTTTAGCTGCATTCAAACCAATACAAAAGAGTCATCAAACAATCCAGTTGAGTAGAAATATGAAACTAAAAACAAACCATTCTCAGCTTGTCGGTAGTTTTGTTGCAGTCTTTTCCTAGCCGAGTCAAAATCAATTTCCTTGTGCTCCTTCTCCCTCTGTAATAACCCCCATATCAAATTCATGACCATAGTCAAAAACACTAGACACATTCAACATAGATACTAGAATACATTTTGACAGTGTTTATACCGGAATGGGACGAGAAGGTTGTTTAGCTGGAGAAGGAGACTCTCTTCTAGGAGGAGGAGCAACTGGTCTTGGCTTTCTCTCTGGCTCGCTAACGTAACTGTTCTTGCTTGATGAACCTGAATACCCATCTgtcaaaaaaatcagaaaaggaATAAGCTTTATGGATGATTACAAATGTTTAAAGATCAGAACTTGACGTTCAACAACTTACTCTGAGGAACCGGTGAATATCCAAAATCAGGAACCTAAGGATAACAACTGAAGATCAATGACTAACCAAGAAAGTAAAAcgtgttgtgtttttttttttaaagttaccTGTTGGCGATTACCATTACGGATAGCTCTCTGCTGCGGTGAGTCCTCATCAGCTATAACGAAGAGATTTGAGATTTCTTTCAAGGGGAAAAGATAAAGAACAATGAGATTCTTTTGTACCTATCAAACTTGGAGGTTCGAGATCACCAGGCGGGTTAAGTTTGACCCACTCGTCCACTGTCTCCTTCCATTTTCTAGCAGACACAAAAGTGAGTTAGtggtttcttgtttgaatttgaGATTTGAGCAAGAGAGAAAGTTCTTGTGAATCTGATCGTAACTTGACAAGTTTTTTAGCTAGTGTCCGAACATCGTTCGATGAATGCTTCCGAACTTTATTCACATGCCTCCCAATATCAGTTTCCTAAAGCGACCAAAACATCATATAAACTATGAATAAAGAAAGCTAAGAGAGAGTGTTAGTATTCGAATTTGACTTCACTACCTGGAGAGCTTGGAATGTTATCTCCATATCATCCAGATTCTGAAGCAGCTCAACCAAATCTTCTTCCGACttaaaacaacaaacaaaccAAAACACTCTTCAAAAACT of the Brassica rapa cultivar Chiifu-401-42 chromosome A03, CAAS_Brap_v3.01, whole genome shotgun sequence genome contains:
- the LOC103855837 gene encoding probable mediator of RNA polymerase II transcription subunit 26c isoform X1, whose amino-acid sequence is MDLDDFRSVMDNAGVDVWTFIDTAILVASLDYGQELKRRRDNIVERLYATSMANKCRNCDFGGGGGDVARANGSVHEEEEEEEVREKSVNGEDDDEEDDGYDPFAGLFDDEQKSVLEIKERLEDPDLSEEDLVELLQNLDDMEITFQALQETDIGRHVNKVRKHSSNDVRTLAKKLVKKWKETVDEWVKLNPPGDLEPPSLIADEDSPQQRAIRNGNRQQVPDFGYSPVPQNGYSGSSSKNSYVSEPERKPRPVAPPPRRESPSPAKQPSRPIPREKEHKEIDFDSARKRLQQNYRQAENAKKQRTIQVMDIHEIPKPKKGGFFPRRGGSSQGGGGRHW
- the LOC103855837 gene encoding probable mediator of RNA polymerase II transcription subunit 26c isoform X2 is translated as MDLDDFRSVMDNAGVDVWTFIDTAILVASLDYGQELKRRRDNIVERLYATSMANKCRNCDFGGGGGDVARANGSVHEEEEEEEVREKSVNGEDDDEEDDGYDPFAGLFDDEQKSVLEIKERLEDPDLSEEDLVELLQNLDDMEITFQALQETDIGRHVNKVRKHSSNDVRTLAKKLVKKWKETVDEWVKLNPPGDLEPPSLIADEDSPQQRAIRNGNRQQMGIQVHQARTVTLASQRESQDQLLLLLEESLLLQLNNLLVPFRGRRSTRKLILTRLGKDCNKTTDKLRMLKSKGPYR